The DNA region CGAGCGTCTCCACCTCGGGCATCACGCACTCCGATTCGTGCCCGGTGCCGGACGACTCGTTCACGGTCGGCGACGGGACGACGACGAGTCCCTCGACGGACACCTACGGCAGTTCCTCGCACCCCAACACCCTCACCGTGACGGGGAAGGGAACGAAGACGAACTACGAGTTCTCCGCCACCGGGGGCCTCGAAGGGCAGAGCGACGTCGAGTCGTGGGACAGCGTCGACTCCGGGAACGTCTCGGCGTGGATCACGAACGACGGCGACACGGACACCTACGCCTTCTCGAAGGCGTTAGGCCCCGTCAACATCCTCGAAGGGGACGCCGACATCTCCGTCAACGGGACGGTCGTCGACCCCGCGACGCTCGTCGCCGACGCCGCGTGCGACCACACGCTCCAGATAGTCCCCGACGGCACCTCGACGAACTACCACCTCGAAGTCTCGGGCGGCGTCATGGACCACCCGGGTCTCGGCACGTCGCTGACGAAGTACGACGCTATCGACGGCGGCGTCATCGACGGCTGGGTGACCAACGACATCGACGCCGTGCAGTTCTCCGGCGAGGTGACCGCCTTCTCCTTCACCGAGGGCGGCGCGACGCTCTACCTCGACGGCGAACAGGTCGACCCCGCGACGCTCGTCTCCAGCACCTCCGACGGCAGTACGTCGGACGGCTCCACGGACGACACGACCAACGACAGTACCACGGACAGCGCCTACGACTACGCGCTCGAAATAGTCCCCGACGGTACCTCGACGAACTACCTCCTCGAAGTGTCGGGCGAAATCGCGGACCACCCCGACCTCGGCACCCCCCTCACGCAGTACGACTCCCTCAACGGGAACGTCCTCGACGGATGGGTGACGAACGACAGCGACGGCGTGCAGTTCTCCGGCGAAGTGACCGCCTTCTCCTTCGTCGAGGGCGGCGCGACGCTCTACCTCGACGGCGAACAGGTCGATCCCTCGACGCTCGTCTCCAAGACGTCGAACGACGGCACGTCGGACGGGTCCACGGACGACTCCACCTCCGACGGCAGCACGGACACGACTGGGCTCCCGAACGTCATCACCATGGACGGAAGCGAGACGAAGCGGGTCACCGGCTACGAGATAACCGTCACCGGCGAGTTGGAGAAAGACACCGCAAACAGCGTGTCGGCCAGTTCCTGGGACGACCTCACGGACGAAGTCGACGGCAGCACCGTCGTCGGCGTCGTCGACGAGGGTATCGACCGGTTCCGCTTCTCGGGCGACATCGAGATGCTGAACGTCAACGGGAAGGCGTCGGTCTCCTTCGAGGACAACGACGGGTAAACCCGGACGCACCCGTTTCGGTCACCGCTCCTCGGTTCACGCTCACAGGTAGCCGAGACTCTCTAACCTGTCTTCGACGAGGTCGTCGGCTTCCGTCTCTTCTTCTTCTCCGTCTCCGAGAGAGATATCCTCGGACGACGCCTCTCTGTCCGTCTCCGCCTCGCCCTCGGCCGCGCCGTGGTGAATCGTCTTTCGCGGCCCGTTCTCGAACACCAGCCACGGCACTTTCGTCAGTTCGGTCGTGTAGATGCCCGGCGGGTGGCCGTACTCCCGGTTCGGCACGGGACGCGACCGGTCGCCGATCATCTGGCCGTGGTCCGCGGAGACGACCGTCTTTCCCGGAAGCGACTGCATTAGTCGTTCGACGTGGGGAAGCGCCACGTCGAGGTTCTCGCGGAACGCCCGCCAGAGAATCTCGTCGGAGACGCCGAGTTCGTCGCCGAAGGCGGCGTCCCACTCGAATGCGAGGTCGTCAAGGTCGAAGTACTTCTGCCCCGTCTCGCCGACGAACGGGTAGTGCGGTTGGAGGAAGTGGACCAACAGGCGCTTGTTCGGGTAGCGTTCGGCCGCCGTCTGGGCGTACTCGACGACCGTCTCGGGCATCACCGTGCGGTACGTGTCGTGCCACCCGCCCTCCTTCCAGACGTTGACAACGTCGTGGAACTCGGCGTCCAGTTCGTCGCGCTTGCGGTAGTACATCGGGCTCGCGGTCACGTACACCGTATCGCGCAGGTCGCGGTCCGCGACGTTGGCCTCGAGGAATTCGCTCGTGTGCGCCCCCTGCGAGACGCGAGACTCCAGCCGGCCCGGAAGGTCGTGTTGGTCGCGGAACATGTCGTAGCGGCAGGCGTCGAGGATGAAGAGGTTGTCCCAGTCCTCGGAGAAGACGTCGATACCGTCGTTGTGCCGACGGTTTCCGCGGGTGTGGACGAGACGGTTCGCTTCGCGGACGAGGAGGTGCGGCGAGTCGAGTCCTCGCTTCAGTTGCGAGAGAGAGTACATGCGTGTATCGAGCGGAGAGAACCACTCCGTGGACATTGTTATTAGAGTGATAATGGACGCGGGCGGGCGCGGCGTTCGAACGCGGCGGTACGAGCGCCGACGTGACGGGAATCCGTCCCGGTCTCGGTGAGCCGAACCGGCGTTCGCGGCCTCCTGAGGCCCTTAGTTTCACTATAACGAATATCACGTACGGCGACGGAAAGATAACGCGCACGTAGCACGCGCGGCTCTCAAACTATGACCGGACTCATCGGCGGAAGCTACTCCGAATCGACGCTCCGCCGCCTCCTCGGGGAGACCCCGACGAAGGCGGAGAGCGAGACTGTGACGCTCTCTCGCGGCGACTACGCGCTCGGCGTCGAACACCTCGCCGACAGGGACCCCGGCGGGTGGGAGACGTACGACGAGGACGGCCTGACCGGCGTCGTCTACGGTGCCGTCTCGAACCTCTCTGCGCTCTCTTGGGACGCGAAGGACCTGTTCGAACGCGCCTTCGAGAACCCCACCGACACCCTCCCGAACGTGGACGGACCGTTCGTGTTGGCCTGCACCGACGGCGACAGACTCGTCGTCGCGACGGACAAACTCGGCACCCGGTCGGTCTACTACGCCGAAGACGGGGACGACTTCGTGTTCGGGTCGAACCTCAACGAAGTCGCAGAGACGGTCGAGGACCCCACCGTGGACGAACGCGCCGTCGGCGATCTGCTGATGATAGGGCACGTCTGGGGCGACAAGACGCTCTTAGAGGAGGTGACGTTCCTCGATAGCGGGAGCGCGCTGGAGTACGAGGGCGACGACCCCAGGGTGCGGCGCTACTGGAACTTCGAGTTCGACACCCGGCCGAAGTCGTCGTTCACGCCGAACCTCGTCTCGGCGTACCGGACCGCGATTCGGGACTCGGCGGCGACCATGGACGACAGTTCCGTCGGGTTGTGGCTCTCGGGCGGCCTCGACAGTCGGACGATGGCCGGCGAACTCAGCCAGTACGTCCCGGACATGCGGACGTACACGTACGACGCGAACCCCGCCGGCGGCGGCAACATCGAACTCGCGCGGGAGATCTGCGACATCCTCGGATTGGAGAACGAGGAGGTGGACCTCACCCCCGGACCGTTCGTCGAGAACTTCGAGGACGCGGTGACCATCACCGACGGGATGCTCGGGTGGAACACGTTCCTCAACCTCACCGCCACCTTCTCCGTCCCCGAACCGACGGACATCCTCCTCGAAGCGTGCGGGCAGGGGGGGATGATGGGCGACGGCATCGGACGCTCCTCCATCGAACTGAGCGACTCCCGCGAGGACGCCCTCTACCGCGCGAAACACCAGACCGACAAGGGGACGGTGTCGGACCTGCTTTCGGGCGA from Halopelagius longus includes:
- a CDS encoding asparagine synthase-related protein, producing the protein MTGLIGGSYSESTLRRLLGETPTKAESETVTLSRGDYALGVEHLADRDPGGWETYDEDGLTGVVYGAVSNLSALSWDAKDLFERAFENPTDTLPNVDGPFVLACTDGDRLVVATDKLGTRSVYYAEDGDDFVFGSNLNEVAETVEDPTVDERAVGDLLMIGHVWGDKTLLEEVTFLDSGSALEYEGDDPRVRRYWNFEFDTRPKSSFTPNLVSAYRTAIRDSAATMDDSSVGLWLSGGLDSRTMAGELSQYVPDMRTYTYDANPAGGGNIELAREICDILGLENEEVDLTPGPFVENFEDAVTITDGMLGWNTFLNLTATFSVPEPTDILLEACGQGGMMGDGIGRSSIELSDSREDALYRAKHQTDKGTVSDLLSGEIDLDRTYEEEVAKSGQDGYAETVMDAYYRNYFPRGDFASNKLVRSRAGTRVPFAHGEFLRAVTQMPLEQRVGWIPGTRGKIPSGTAEAKLDLAREIGYGMAEVPYERTKMPPEEPLWKHVAGFVTSTSVQRLRGTTAYGGRRMQSVWSISDDEMRSMLVDLLDDAAEREFLDADAVETIAEEHFETQEVDHIGAVSGLTTLEQWLQTNYD